A stretch of Paenibacillus peoriae DNA encodes these proteins:
- a CDS encoding ABC transporter ATP-binding protein — MLRRFFEYYRPYRTLFIIDFSCALLAALLELAFPLAVNRVVDDLLPSGNWKWILYACLALLGIYVISAALNYVVTYWGHKLGINIESDMRKKLFDRVQKQSFRFFDNNKTGHLVSRMTNDLMDIGEIAHHGPEDLFIALMTLGGAFGIMLGINWKLAVLTFIIVPLMIYLSLYFSRKMSAAFHRMFSDIADYNARIENNVSGIRVVQAFSNEAHEMERFAENNGRFRKTKLIAYRIMAWNSSISFILMKLVSLFVLVCGTWFVIEGQMTYGEFIAFVMLSNVFLGPIKQINSVIETYPKGIAGFRRYLDLLESESDVEDLPGAKAVSHLNGDIQFAGVTFGYENKDKVLRKVDLSIHAGETVALVGPSGAGKTTLCSLLPRFYDVEEGSITIDGMGIREMKLDSLRSMIGIVQQDVFLFDGTIRENIAYGKLDASEEEIWDAARRAQIEDLVRSYPDGLDTMIGERGVKLSGGQKQRLSIARMFLKNPPILILDEATSALDTETEAAIQQALTELSQGRTTLVIAHRLATIKNADRIIVVADQGIAEQGRHEELLAVKGAYSRLHQAQYGT; from the coding sequence ATGCTTAGACGATTTTTTGAATACTACCGTCCTTACCGGACTTTGTTCATCATTGATTTCTCTTGTGCCTTGCTGGCAGCACTGCTGGAGTTAGCTTTTCCACTTGCAGTCAACCGGGTGGTCGATGATTTGCTACCCAGTGGGAACTGGAAATGGATTTTATATGCCTGTCTAGCTCTACTCGGTATTTATGTCATAAGTGCTGCGCTGAATTACGTAGTTACCTATTGGGGGCACAAGCTGGGTATTAACATCGAATCGGACATGCGTAAAAAGCTGTTTGATCGGGTACAAAAGCAATCTTTTCGCTTTTTTGACAATAACAAAACAGGGCATCTCGTGTCACGTATGACCAACGACCTGATGGATATTGGGGAAATTGCCCACCACGGACCCGAAGATTTGTTCATCGCGTTGATGACACTGGGGGGAGCCTTTGGAATCATGCTCGGCATTAACTGGAAGCTGGCTGTACTGACTTTCATCATTGTACCCCTCATGATTTACTTGTCTCTTTATTTCAGCCGTAAAATGTCTGCTGCATTCCATCGTATGTTTTCTGATATTGCGGATTATAACGCTCGTATTGAAAATAATGTCAGCGGGATTCGCGTTGTTCAAGCGTTCTCCAACGAAGCACATGAAATGGAACGTTTTGCTGAGAATAATGGACGTTTTCGTAAAACGAAGCTGATCGCGTACCGGATTATGGCCTGGAATTCCTCGATTAGTTTTATACTAATGAAGCTGGTTTCATTGTTTGTTCTTGTGTGTGGAACATGGTTTGTTATCGAAGGGCAGATGACCTACGGGGAATTTATCGCATTTGTGATGCTGTCTAATGTATTCCTGGGGCCAATTAAACAAATTAATTCTGTCATCGAAACGTATCCGAAAGGGATTGCCGGCTTCCGACGGTACCTGGATTTGCTGGAAAGTGAATCGGATGTAGAAGATCTGCCTGGGGCCAAGGCGGTTAGCCATCTTAATGGAGATATTCAATTTGCAGGTGTAACGTTTGGTTACGAAAACAAAGATAAGGTATTACGCAAAGTAGACCTATCTATCCATGCAGGTGAAACCGTAGCACTTGTAGGTCCTTCAGGAGCAGGTAAAACGACACTTTGCAGTTTGTTGCCTCGCTTCTATGATGTCGAGGAAGGTAGCATTACCATTGATGGGATGGGTATCCGTGAAATGAAGCTGGATTCGCTGCGATCCATGATTGGTATCGTACAGCAGGATGTATTCCTCTTTGATGGAACGATTCGTGAAAATATTGCTTACGGTAAGCTTGACGCTTCGGAAGAAGAAATCTGGGATGCTGCTCGTCGAGCTCAGATTGAAGACCTTGTTCGCTCATATCCGGATGGTCTGGATACAATGATCGGTGAGCGAGGTGTGAAGCTCTCCGGTGGTCAAAAGCAACGTTTGTCTATTGCCCGGATGTTCCTTAAAAATCCGCCTATTCTCATTTTAGATGAAGCGACATCAGCATTGGATACAGAGACAGAAGCCGCGATTCAGCAGGCGCTGACAGAGCTTTCCCAAGGTCGCACGACACTCGTTATCGCACATCGTCTGGCAACAATCAAAAATGCTGACCGCATTATCGTAGTTGCAGATCAAGGGATTGCCGAGCAAGGCAGACATGAAGAGTTATTGGCAGTAAAAGGAGCATATAGTCGCCTGCACCAAGCTCAATATGGAACGTAA
- a CDS encoding FecCD family ABC transporter permease produces the protein MNNVTNGAIAKASHRKKIHDWMVVVILLILLIAAFTISANTGTIRLSPMELFRTLFGQGTPQQELILFEFRLPRMVISLLIGAGLAVSGCIMQGVSRNGLADPGILGINAGAGLMVMLFVLLFPSMQTMNSLFLLPALALIGSGAAAILIYALSYKKGEGISPTRLLLSGIGVAAGISAAMIIMTLKLTPESYTFVANWLAGSIWGSNWKFVMALLPWLIVLLPFAYYKANVMNVLNLGDQTASGLGTPIEKERILLLAAAVGLASSSVSVSGGIGFVGLVAPHLARKLVGPKHKMLLVTCALVGALLVLVADTITRSLPLQKEIPTGLIVAIIGAPYFLYLLSRSKG, from the coding sequence ATGAATAACGTTACGAATGGGGCTATTGCCAAAGCTAGTCATCGTAAAAAAATCCATGATTGGATGGTTGTTGTCATTCTGCTCATATTGCTCATTGCTGCGTTCACCATAAGTGCGAATACGGGAACCATCCGGCTTTCCCCAATGGAGTTATTTAGAACCTTGTTTGGACAAGGGACTCCACAGCAGGAATTAATCCTATTTGAATTCCGATTGCCACGAATGGTTATTTCCCTTCTAATCGGTGCAGGTCTCGCTGTTTCTGGCTGCATCATGCAAGGGGTTTCGCGTAACGGTCTAGCGGATCCGGGTATTCTGGGGATTAATGCGGGTGCTGGGTTGATGGTCATGCTGTTTGTATTGCTTTTTCCATCTATGCAAACTATGAATTCATTGTTTTTACTTCCCGCTCTTGCGCTGATTGGATCAGGAGCAGCTGCTATTCTCATCTACGCGCTTTCTTACAAGAAAGGCGAAGGGATTTCCCCGACACGACTACTGCTGAGCGGAATTGGCGTAGCGGCGGGTATCAGTGCTGCGATGATCATTATGACTCTTAAGCTGACACCTGAAAGCTACACGTTTGTAGCTAATTGGTTAGCAGGAAGCATCTGGGGCTCAAACTGGAAATTCGTAATGGCTCTGTTGCCTTGGCTGATTGTATTACTTCCTTTCGCATACTACAAAGCAAATGTGATGAATGTGCTTAATCTGGGGGATCAGACGGCATCGGGGTTGGGTACACCTATCGAAAAGGAACGTATTCTCCTTCTCGCTGCTGCGGTTGGATTGGCTAGTTCTAGTGTTTCGGTTAGTGGCGGTATCGGTTTTGTTGGTTTGGTGGCTCCACATTTGGCAAGAAAGCTGGTGGGTCCGAAGCATAAAATGCTACTGGTAACCTGTGCTTTAGTCGGAGCACTCCTGGTACTTGTAGCGGATACGATCACACGATCCTTACCTTTACAGAAAGAAATTCCGACAGGTTTGATTGTAGCCATCATTGGTGCGCCATACTTCTTATATCTGTTGAGCCGCTCCAAAGGGTAA
- the rbsB gene encoding ribose ABC transporter substrate-binding protein RbsB: protein MKKLTLIMTALLLLLMTGCSLEPPEWAKPKAAANLKDIKIGLSISTLNNPFFVSLKDGVVAEAKKQGMQVIVVDAQNDSAKQSNDVDDLIQQGVNALLINPTDSSAISTVVQSANALNIPVITLDRSADKGDVKALVASDNVEGGRMAARYVIDQVGKGAKVIELEGVPGASATRERGKGFHEVADKDLKVIAKQSADFDRTKGLNVMENLLQGNPDVQAVFAHNDEMALGAIEAIQSSGKNIPVIGFDGNEDALKSIKEGKLTATVAQQPELIGQLAVQAAKDVLQGKTVKTSIPAKLELVDQSK from the coding sequence ATGAAAAAGCTTACATTAATCATGACTGCCTTGCTGCTCCTGCTCATGACAGGGTGTTCCTTGGAACCGCCCGAATGGGCGAAACCTAAAGCGGCCGCGAACCTGAAGGACATCAAAATCGGCTTATCGATCTCAACGCTGAATAATCCATTCTTCGTCTCTCTCAAAGACGGAGTTGTGGCAGAGGCCAAAAAACAAGGAATGCAGGTTATTGTTGTGGATGCACAAAATGATTCGGCGAAGCAAAGTAATGACGTGGATGATCTGATTCAACAGGGAGTAAACGCGTTACTTATAAATCCGACAGATTCGTCGGCCATCTCCACAGTGGTACAATCAGCGAATGCATTGAACATCCCGGTTATTACACTGGACCGTTCTGCTGACAAAGGAGACGTAAAAGCACTTGTTGCTTCAGACAACGTAGAGGGAGGACGAATGGCTGCCAGATATGTGATTGATCAAGTTGGAAAAGGTGCCAAAGTGATCGAGCTGGAAGGTGTTCCAGGAGCATCCGCTACCCGTGAACGTGGGAAAGGCTTCCATGAAGTAGCAGATAAGGATCTGAAAGTCATAGCTAAACAATCGGCCGATTTTGATCGGACGAAAGGTTTGAACGTGATGGAAAATCTGCTGCAAGGCAACCCGGACGTTCAGGCAGTATTTGCCCACAATGATGAAATGGCGTTGGGTGCGATCGAAGCAATCCAAAGCTCAGGTAAAAACATTCCAGTCATCGGTTTTGACGGTAACGAGGATGCGCTTAAATCAATTAAGGAAGGAAAACTGACAGCGACTGTAGCTCAGCAACCCGAGCTTATTGGTCAATTGGCGGTGCAGGCAGCTAAGGATGTACTTCAAGGTAAAACCGTGAAAACATCCATTCCCGCTAAGCTGGAGTTAGTGGATCAATCGAAATAA
- a CDS encoding ABC transporter permease subunit, whose product MTTMNESKSSKGFQMSQITQKLGPLLGLIILVIIVSVLNPSFLEPLNILNLLRQVSINALIAFGMTFVILTGGIDLSVGSILALSSAFVANMMLAGFDPILAIIIGCALGGVMGMVNGLMITKGKMAPFIATLATMTIFRGLTLVYTNGNPITGLGDSLVFQLFGRGYQFGIPVPAITMLITFAVLWIILHKTPFGRKTYAIGGNEKASIVSGIKVPRVKIWIYSLAGMLSALAGAILTSRLNSAQPTAGTSYELDAIAAVVLGGTSLSGGRGRIVGTLIGVLIIGTLNNGLNLLGVNSFYQMVVKGIVIAIAVLIDRKKSA is encoded by the coding sequence ATGACAACTATGAATGAATCAAAAAGCAGCAAAGGCTTTCAAATGTCACAAATCACACAGAAGCTTGGCCCGTTGTTGGGACTCATTATTTTGGTGATTATCGTATCGGTCTTAAATCCCAGCTTTTTGGAACCGCTTAATATTTTGAATTTATTGCGCCAGGTATCCATTAATGCGTTGATTGCGTTCGGTATGACCTTCGTTATTCTCACAGGCGGAATTGATTTGTCAGTCGGCTCCATATTAGCACTATCCAGTGCGTTTGTCGCAAATATGATGCTGGCCGGGTTCGATCCTATTTTGGCGATTATCATCGGTTGTGCATTGGGTGGCGTGATGGGGATGGTCAACGGCTTGATGATTACAAAAGGTAAAATGGCTCCGTTTATCGCTACACTAGCAACCATGACTATTTTCAGAGGATTGACACTCGTTTATACCAACGGTAACCCTATTACAGGACTCGGAGACAGTCTGGTATTTCAATTGTTCGGACGTGGCTATCAGTTCGGTATTCCGGTTCCAGCGATTACGATGCTCATTACCTTTGCTGTCCTGTGGATCATTTTGCATAAAACACCCTTCGGACGTAAAACGTATGCCATTGGTGGTAATGAGAAGGCTTCGATTGTATCTGGTATTAAAGTACCGCGTGTAAAAATTTGGATTTACTCTCTGGCTGGAATGCTCTCTGCATTGGCGGGAGCTATCTTGACTTCGCGTTTGAACTCGGCGCAACCGACAGCAGGTACTTCTTATGAATTGGACGCCATTGCGGCTGTCGTATTAGGTGGAACAAGTCTCTCAGGAGGACGCGGACGAATCGTAGGTACATTAATTGGTGTGCTTATCATCGGTACGCTAAACAATGGCTTGAACTTGTTGGGGGTTAACTCTTTTTATCAAATGGTGGTAAAAGGGATCGTCATCGCTATTGCTGTATTGATTGACCGTAAAAAATCCGCATAA
- a CDS encoding ABC transporter substrate-binding protein, translated as MGLTKKMWIVMMLLSVILVLTACSGNVKQPDEKQNQTSSEQKSEEMKTVKTIHGDIKIPVHPQRIVVDMYQNDLLALGIKPVGSVKYYLDNPFSKDLVQGIASIGDRGSVSIEKVLALQPDMILIGSKDASEYEKYSKIAPTIVIPYGTYKNVHEELTAFGELLGKEQEAQTWLAQYDQRMQAARDKLKGIIQPEDTFTVMEASEKEYYVYGDNFGRGGQAVYRGLNLTPSPLVQKELLGETQWKSVSKEVINQYAGSYIFLTVNKDLRGYKGDSIWKSLDAVRQGKLFELQEDRYWYFDPIAIVGQAEEIADMIVQRNKENATQK; from the coding sequence TTGGGCTTGACAAAGAAAATGTGGATTGTGATGATGCTTCTGTCAGTCATTTTAGTTCTTACCGCCTGTAGTGGAAACGTGAAGCAGCCGGATGAAAAGCAGAATCAAACTTCTAGTGAACAAAAGTCAGAGGAAATGAAAACAGTCAAAACGATTCATGGAGATATTAAGATTCCGGTTCACCCTCAGCGGATTGTAGTAGATATGTACCAGAATGATTTACTAGCACTAGGGATTAAACCTGTGGGAAGTGTTAAATATTATCTGGATAATCCGTTTTCGAAGGATCTTGTACAAGGCATTGCAAGCATTGGAGACCGCGGTAGTGTATCCATTGAAAAAGTATTGGCTCTACAGCCGGATATGATTCTGATTGGTTCCAAAGATGCTTCTGAATATGAAAAATATAGTAAAATTGCTCCGACCATCGTCATTCCTTATGGAACGTACAAGAATGTGCATGAGGAACTGACAGCTTTTGGTGAGCTGCTTGGAAAAGAACAGGAAGCCCAAACATGGCTTGCCCAATACGATCAGCGGATGCAGGCCGCACGTGACAAGCTAAAGGGAATTATTCAGCCTGAGGATACGTTCACCGTAATGGAAGCTTCGGAAAAAGAATACTATGTATATGGTGATAATTTTGGCAGAGGAGGACAGGCGGTATATAGAGGACTCAATTTAACACCTTCGCCGCTTGTCCAAAAAGAATTATTAGGCGAGACTCAATGGAAATCGGTGTCAAAAGAAGTCATTAATCAATATGCAGGCTCTTATATCTTTCTGACGGTTAACAAGGATTTGAGAGGTTACAAAGGAGACAGCATATGGAAATCATTAGATGCGGTCCGTCAAGGTAAACTTTTTGAGCTTCAGGAGGATCGATATTGGTACTTCGATCCCATTGCTATTGTAGGGCAAGCTGAAGAAATCGCAGATATGATCGTCCAGCGGAATAAAGAGAACGCCACACAGAAGTAG
- a CDS encoding ABC transporter substrate-binding protein, producing the protein MQQRYRLKWESMLCLVVLLMVVLSACGNAVSNNRANDKTSTNDPSGQSKTVVMREYTDATGNKISIPSSPQRVVTTQYLDAMLTLGVKPVGAASHVLEDDYLKGKIDGIADIGNPTNVEKVLELQPDLIIATEDTPPEVKEQLKKIAPTVAVSFGDGDVFKQLRDVAAVLGKEKEAEQWIASFNKKAEEGRKKLAGKFKNDETVTIYMTYGKDVLRVYGARNVGHVIYRSLELNPPEYIRQKLAKDPRFNYVYDVISMEKLPELSGDRIIMLVYDEASKDGMLKQIEQSALWRNLPAVKNHKVYFIKADPWFTYSPLAVDQSLDEAVKMFSVDPK; encoded by the coding sequence GTGCAACAAAGGTACAGATTAAAATGGGAATCCATGCTTTGTCTTGTGGTTCTTTTGATGGTTGTATTGAGTGCATGTGGAAACGCAGTTAGCAACAACCGGGCAAACGACAAGACCAGCACTAATGATCCTTCCGGGCAATCCAAAACGGTTGTCATGCGCGAATATACTGATGCTACCGGCAATAAGATCAGTATCCCTTCAAGTCCGCAGCGAGTCGTCACGACTCAATATTTGGATGCGATGCTAACTTTAGGTGTTAAGCCTGTAGGGGCTGCTTCTCATGTGTTAGAAGACGACTATTTAAAAGGAAAAATTGACGGGATTGCTGATATTGGGAACCCGACGAATGTTGAAAAGGTACTGGAGCTACAACCTGACCTGATCATAGCAACAGAAGATACCCCTCCAGAAGTGAAAGAGCAGCTGAAGAAAATTGCTCCTACGGTAGCCGTATCGTTTGGAGATGGGGATGTATTTAAGCAACTGCGGGATGTCGCAGCTGTGCTGGGTAAGGAGAAGGAAGCCGAGCAGTGGATCGCTAGTTTCAACAAAAAGGCTGAAGAAGGTCGAAAGAAGCTGGCTGGAAAATTCAAAAATGATGAAACGGTCACCATTTATATGACCTACGGTAAGGATGTGCTCAGAGTATATGGGGCGCGAAATGTAGGACATGTCATTTACCGTTCACTGGAATTGAATCCTCCTGAGTACATACGCCAGAAGCTGGCGAAGGACCCGAGATTTAATTATGTTTATGATGTTATTTCAATGGAAAAGCTGCCTGAATTGTCAGGAGACCGAATTATTATGCTGGTTTATGATGAAGCGAGCAAGGACGGAATGCTTAAGCAAATTGAGCAAAGTGCACTGTGGAGAAATCTCCCGGCTGTCAAGAACCACAAAGTGTATTTCATCAAAGCCGATCCGTGGTTTACGTACTCACCGCTAGCCGTTGACCAATCGCTGGATGAGGCCGTTAAAATGTTTTCCGTTGATCCGAAGTGA
- a CDS encoding FecCD family ABC transporter permease produces MKLSESSDSPAQSNHNQSPTQFHSRPWAASLILTAGLGLLAFGIALSLSFGAASISLEEVWNAVFHFKPELQNHQIIWEIRLPRILGGVLIGVCFAVAGAIMQGMTRNPLADSGLLGLNSGASLAMAICFAIFPGSSFLQLMLYSFVGAALAVVMVYGTSSISKSGLTPVRLVLAGAAVTALLSALGDAISLYFNVGQDLAFWYAGGLSGTKWVQLGIVLPWVVAAFIGALMLSRSITLLSLGDEIALSLGQRTGVVKVVGMILVLILAGAAVSLVGSIGFVGLIIPHITRKLVGVDYRWIIPCSAIMGALLIVFADLAARMINAPEETPVGVLIALIGVPFFLYLARKERRAL; encoded by the coding sequence ATGAAATTATCAGAATCATCGGATAGCCCCGCTCAAAGTAATCATAACCAATCGCCGACTCAATTCCACTCGCGACCTTGGGCGGCTTCGCTTATCCTGACAGCTGGGCTTGGACTTTTAGCGTTCGGTATCGCGCTATCCCTATCTTTTGGTGCAGCCTCTATTAGCCTAGAAGAGGTATGGAACGCTGTTTTTCATTTTAAACCCGAGTTGCAAAACCATCAAATTATTTGGGAAATCCGTCTACCTCGAATTCTGGGTGGGGTTTTAATCGGTGTTTGCTTTGCCGTTGCAGGTGCAATTATGCAAGGAATGACTCGAAATCCACTTGCTGACTCGGGCTTGCTTGGACTGAACTCGGGAGCCAGCTTGGCGATGGCGATTTGCTTTGCAATTTTTCCGGGTTCTTCTTTTTTACAATTAATGTTGTATTCCTTCGTTGGTGCAGCTCTGGCTGTTGTGATGGTATATGGTACAAGTTCTATATCCAAATCAGGTCTTACGCCAGTTCGTCTTGTATTGGCGGGTGCAGCTGTCACGGCATTGCTGTCTGCCTTAGGAGATGCGATCAGTTTATACTTTAATGTTGGACAGGATTTGGCTTTTTGGTATGCCGGAGGGCTTAGTGGAACCAAGTGGGTTCAGCTTGGTATAGTTTTGCCTTGGGTTGTGGCAGCTTTTATCGGCGCTCTCATGTTGTCGCGCTCCATTACGCTACTTAGTCTGGGAGACGAAATTGCATTGAGTCTTGGTCAGCGAACTGGGGTGGTAAAGGTAGTCGGGATGATTCTTGTTCTGATTCTGGCGGGTGCAGCGGTGTCATTGGTTGGCTCTATAGGTTTTGTGGGATTGATTATTCCCCATATAACCCGCAAGCTGGTTGGCGTCGATTATCGCTGGATTATTCCGTGCTCGGCCATTATGGGAGCTTTACTCATTGTGTTTGCCGACCTGGCAGCCCGTATGATTAACGCGCCTGAGGAAACACCGGTGGGCGTACTTATTGCCTTAATTGGGGTTCCATTCTTCCTTTATCTGGCACGTAAAGAAAGGAGGGCACTGTAA